A genomic window from Antedon mediterranea chromosome 4, ecAntMedi1.1, whole genome shotgun sequence includes:
- the LOC140046246 gene encoding DDRGK domain-containing protein 1-like has translation MDAIIILLALGSVFVGLILLIVTKFRRKVVVKKPAVVARPVPVDREDVAGGVRRGARRRPRRMVREQPEEEIGVEDDDDHEEMDPDEFLTFDDKNMGKKKREKMEKKMERRKMREMEAEERLEKKEREERLMEERRHEAELEELEEKKKEEEERLKKEEEEKRQHEEYLILKESFTVEEEGQEKAMSLDEAENLLQKFVDYIKQKKVVILEDLAAEFFMRTQDAIKRVQELQEEGRLTGVVDDRGKFIYISQDELDGFARFIRQRGRVSITELAEASNTLINLQPDIINLEQIVS, from the exons ATGGATGCGATAATTATTCTGTTAGCATTAGGTTCAGTTTTTGTAGGTTTAATTCTATTAATTGTCACAAAATTTAGAAGAAAAG ttgTAGTAAAAAAACCTGCAGTGGTTGCTCGACCAGTGCCTGTAGACCGTGAAGATGTTGCAGGAG GAGTTAGAAGAGGGGCAAGGAGAAGACCACGGCGGATGGTGAGGGAACAACCTGAGGAAGAAATAGGCgtagaagatgatgatgaccaTGAAG AAATGGATCCAGATGAATTTCTTACATTTGATGACAAAAATATGGGTAAAAAGAAGCGAGAAAAGATGGAAAAGAAAATGGAAAGACGAAAAATGAGAGAG ATGGAAGCAGAGGAACGActagaaaagaaagaaagagaagAAAGATTAATGGAAGAGCGTAGACATGAAGCCGAACTTGAAGAGTTAGAGGAAAAAAAGAAG GAAGAAGAGGAACGGTTGAAGAAGGAGGAGGAAGAAAAACGACAGCATgaagaatatttaatattaaaagagAGTTTTACTGTTGAGGAAGAAGGGCAAGAGAAGGCTATGTCTTTAGATGAG GCAGAAAACTTGCTACAGAAATTTGTTGATTATATAAAGCAAAAGAAAGTAGTCATTTTAGAAGACCTTGCTGCAGAGTTCTTCATGAGAACACAG GATGCCATTAAACGTGTCCAGGAACTTCAAGAGGAAGGTCGATTAACTGGTGTTGTGGACGACCGTGGaaagtttatttacatatctCAAGATGAACTAGATGGTTTTGCAAGATTTATCCGCCAGCGAGGGCGTGTGTCAATTACTGAACTTGCTGAAGCTAGTAATACGTTGATCAATCTTCAACCAGACATAATCAACTTAGAACAGATTGTTAGTTGA
- the LOC140046245 gene encoding uncharacterized protein has translation MSSQSSDAATPFSIDDILGKKLSESNESEHYHQHPYHHPYHLQAKRHKPNYRRPSDMQGVTMKSVKQEEAANERPNYLIDSSDDGIDEEITKIRQGFARNYSSYAFPRSYNSATRVARNDLQEVKQLHSKHTMSPLLQQDKQQGGTSEETLQQSPSTCSVGDITVILENSDLWRAFNKCGTEMILNRSGRRMFPYVNIRIKGMDPKKKYSVKIDIRSEDDRRYKFINSKWIPVGLADMDNVNSLKLHADSPNTGAYWMKHEICFAKLKITNNKDTKDSRQVILHSMHKYKPWIVITEEPNEEEDIELNKAVHFAFDITSFVAVTAYQNENITQLKIHNNPFAKAFRDTDVTAIIEGACMLAGNPTAAINAMYGNETDGQIRNAILSRPTAYRIPELHQRDRRIHYFTDDQRLKLSQEHRFQALRHHSNYPLNTYMDYYIGQRKHYFNRNYPYASYLRSLPAVAPFNDSYPGHYNKVKKLNHDINEWFDLSKSAKYQERLKKSKIIKPTTIQLKEEQDQRKHDEEKECANTVNESVTSVHNDDVKNEHNDLNERKRKHPMIRVPAFYVGASSDKLNSTVSNVVLNNNELNSK, from the exons ATGTCGTCGCAATCTTCAGACGCCGCTACGCCATTCTCAATTGATGACATTTTGGGAAAGAAACTTTCCGAGTCCAATGAATCCGAGCATTATCACCAACATCCCTACCATCATCCGTACCATCTCCAGGCAAAGAGACACAAGCCAAACTATCGCCGCCCATCTGACATGCAAGGTGTTACCATGAAATCCGTCAAACAAGAGGAGGCAGCGAACGAAAGACCAAACTATCTAATTGATTCTTCTGATGATGGAATTGATGAAGAAATCACTAAAATCAGACAAGGATTTGCTAGAAATTACTCCAGTTATGCTTTCCCTCGCTCTTACAACAGTGCGACAAGAGTTGCAAGAAATGATCTACAAGAGGTTAAACAACTTCATTCAAAACATACGATGTCTCCTCTTTTACAGCAAGATAAACAACAAGGTGGAACCAGCGAGGAGACACTGCAGCAGTCCCCGTCGACGTGTTCTGTGGGTGACATAACCGTTATCCTGGAGAACTCTGACTTATGGCGTGCATTCAACAAGTGCGGAACAGAGATGATACTTAACCGCTCTGGAAG gcGAATGTTTCCATACGTTAATATTAGGATCAAGGGTATGGATCCAAAGAAAAAATACTCGGTGAAAATCGATATTCGGAGTGAAGACGATCGGCGGTACAAGTTCATAAATTCCAAATGGATCCCGGTAGGGCTAGCCGATATGGACAATGTCAACAGCCTAAAACTGCACGCCGATTCACCAAATACCGGGGCATATTGGATGAAACATGAGATATGCTTTGCTAAGTTAAAGATCACTAACAATAAAGATACCAAAGATTCGAGG CAAGTTATTCTTCATTCGATGCACAAATACAAACCATGGATTGTTATAACAGAAGAACCAAATGAAGAAGAAgacattgaattgaataaagCTGTACACTTTGCATTTGACATCACCAGCTTTGTGGCAGTGACAGCCTACCAGAATGAAAACATCACTCAgttgaaaatacataataatccATTCGCCAAGGCTTTCCGTGATACTGACGTCACTGC AATCATTGAAGGAGCGTGTATGTTGGCAGGGAATCCGACCGCAGCCATCAATGCCATGTATGGTAATGAAACAG ATGGGCAAATTAGAAATGCTATACTGTCACGGCCAACCGCGTATCGAATACCTGAACTACACCAACGTGACAGACGAATACATTACTTTACCGATGATCAACGGTTAAAATTATCGCAAGAACATCGCTTCCAGGCACTACGTCATCACAGCAACTACCCTCTTAACACGTATATGGATTATTACATTGGTCAACGAAAACATTATTTCAATCGTAACTACCCATACGCTTCCTATCTGCGATCATTGCCAGCCGTCGCACCATTCAACGATTCGTACCCAGGCCATTACAACAAGGTCAAGAAATTAAATCACGACATAAATGAATGGTTTGACTTAAGTAAGAGTGCAAAATACCAAGAACGGTTAAAAAAATCTAAGATAATTAAACCAACAACAATTCAACTGAAGGAAGAACAAGATCAACGTAAACATGATGAGGAGAAGGAATGTGCAAACACTGTAAATGAAAGCGTTACGAGTGTGCATAatgatgacgtcaagaatgaacATAACGATTTAAATGAAAGAAAACGAAAACATCCAATGATTCGTGTTCCTGCTTTTTATGTTGGTGCTTCCAGTGACAAACTCAACTCAACTGTTAGTAATGTGGTGCTTAACAATAATGAACTTAACAGTAAATAA
- the LOC140046679 gene encoding uncharacterized protein codes for MPKSQNEQKVLSKKIFFLDLKGSPASRTRALEIRLRSLGASVLHNFTKSVNVLITNQQLGVRTLRSRARPTSRNSTKDARKEVLEKAELQRAEIKHIDDVSNWINSLTKVTKPRRTPPQITKVSRSPKGRRNVLKVEDNSRAYRPIVKNIYEWPTITTNSRPSTRHAEKETAPTGKSTRRAAITGANQPGYCESCNVRFLNVIAHLNSVKHVKFSSNRGNFKNLDKQLKKGKTVDDFLQEMAIQDSKKSSARKRNTSRPRSAPTSGAKSRTSSKKAEPKLQRTPVRGIGALRSPPDDETPTTVAGTSQATTNKRHLNAVKRKLFSDDDESKPPRIPKPDLSKKARPDFQKTPVRGIGALRSPPENETPTPVAGTSRATTNKRQLNAVKRKLFSDDDDEPTTSSKKKVVVKRRRPSSAGVFKDLQERIHRLPSPPSFAGVQKQGKRGNQSNKKTALLIRRAAGSLKKSLKSNSPVLTSMEMRNGKMKICNGV; via the exons ATGCCGAAATCGCAAAACGAGCAAAAAGTGCTTTCGAAAAAGATATTCTTTTTGGATTTAAAGGGAAGCCCAGCAAGCAGGACACGAGCTCTTGAAATACGCCTCAGAAGTCTTGGCGCTAGCGTTCTACACAACTTTACAAAATCGGTCAATGTTTTGATAACTAATCAACAGCTTGGAGTACGAACTCTACG atctAGGGCTCGACCTACATCTAGGAATTCAACTAAA GATGCTAGGAAAGAAGTTTTAGAGAAAGCTGAACTGCAACGAGCAGAAATCAAACATATCGATG ATGTCTCAAATTGGATAAATTCACTAACAAAAGTGACTAAACCGAGACGAACTCCACCACAAATTACAAAAGTCAGTCGATCACCAAAAGGTAGAAGAAATGTGTTAAAAGTGGAAGATAACTCAAG AGCATATCGACCCATTGTTAAAAACATCTATGAATGGCCAACGATCACAActaacagtaggcctagcacCAGACATGCTGAAAAGGAAACTGCTCCCACTGGTAAATCGACGAGACGTGCCGCTATTACTGGTGCTAATCAACCTGGGTATTGCGAATCTTGTAACGTAAG ATTTTTGAACGTTATAGCGCATCTGAATTCAGTCAAGCATGTTAAATTTTCTTCAAATCGAGGAAACTTCAAAAATCTTGATAAGCAATTAAAGAAAGGCAAAACGGTAGATGATTTTCTACAAGAAATGGCTATCCAAGATTCG AAAAAGTCGTCTGCCAGGAAACGTAATACGTCACGACCACGCAGTGCACCCACTTCAGGCGCTAAGTCCCGAACGTCTTCTAAAAAAGCTGAACCAAAATTGCAAAGGACACCTGTTAGAGGCATCGGGGCGTTGCGTAGCCCTCCAGATGATGAAACCCCGACAACAGTGGCAGGTACCTCTCAGGCAACAACTAACAAACGTCACCTTAACGCTGTTAAACGTAAGCTGTTTTCTGATGATGATGAGTCGAAGCCGCCTCGCATTCCTAAACCAGATTTGTCTAAAAAAGCTAGACCGGATTTCCAAAAGACACCTGTTAGGGGCATTGGGGCGTTGCGTAGCCCTCCAGAAAATGAAACCCCGACTCCAGTGGCAGGTACCTCTCGGGCAACAACTAACAAACGCCAACTTAACGCTGTTAAACGTAAGCTGTTTTCTGATGACGATGATGAGCCAACTACATCGTCGAAGAAGAAAGTTGTCGTCAAAAGGAGAAGACCATCCAGCGCAGGAGTTTTCAAG GATTTACAAGAACGCATCCATCGCCTTCCATCGCCGCCGTCGTTTGCAGGCGTTCAAAAACAAGGAAAGCGTGGAAACCAGTCAAATAAAAAGACCGCGTTATTGATACGCCGTGCTGCTGGAAGTCTAAAGAAAAGTTTAAAATCCAATAGCCCTGTCCTTACTTCAATGGAAATGAGGAAtggaaaaatgaaaatatgcaATGGCGTATAA
- the LOC140047883 gene encoding protein FAM136A-like codes for MAEQVQARVEKAVGDLVKELDTQHIRKMQGNMYRCSAKCCDNTSSSMEEAQRCIERCSQPLQQAQNTIQHELQDYQERLQRCAIQCQDDVKDRLSPGASQQQVDALRGEIEGCLVKCGDKHIAILPAMMKRMKATLAQYQ; via the exons ATGGCGGAGCAGGTACAAGCACGTGTTGAAAAGGCCGTTGGAGACCTTGTAAAAGAGTTAGATACTCAGCATATTCGCAAAATGCAG GGAAATATGTATCGTTGCAGTGCAAAATGTTGTGATAATACTTCAAGCAGTATGGAGGAAGCTCAACGTTGTATTGAACGATGCTCACAGCCCTTACAACAAGCACAGAACACAATTCAACATGAACTGCAAGATTACCAG GAAAGGCTACAGCGGTGTGCAATACAATGTCAGGATGATGTAAAAGATCGGCTATCACCAGGAGCCAGTCAACAACAAGTAGATGCCTTGAGAGGAGAGATAGAAGGGTGTCTAGTCAAGTGTGGAGATAAACATATAGCAATTTTACCAGCTATGATGAAGAGAATGAAGGCAACATTAGCACAATATCAATAG
- the LOC140046250 gene encoding ribose-5-phosphate isomerase-like → MLFSNARSAYVLGHFRSFISASLSRKYNRCCSWHRPHFFSRTFCKIPMAESAKKAAAIAAVNNHVKDKQIVGIGSGSTIVYAVERLAERVKKENLTLQCVPTSFQARQLIINNNLNLSDLEKTPCLDVAIDGADEVDTDLNLIKGGGGCLTQEKIIAYNAETFIVIADYRKDSKQFGEKWKKGVPIEVIAMAYKPVMKKIESLLGGQAVLRMAQAKAGPVVTDNGNLIVDWKFDKVSGNWQDINQTLMMIPGVVDTGLFVKMAKKVYFGMEDGSVSERG, encoded by the exons ATGTTGTTTTCAAACGCCAGAAGTGCGTACGTTCTTGGACATTTCAGGTCCTTTATTTCCGCTTCTCTTAGCCGGAAGTACAATCGGTGTTGTTCCTGGCATCGTCCccatttcttttcaagaacattttgtaaaataccAATGGCAGAATCTGCAAAAAAAGCCGCTGCAATTGCTGCTGTCAACAACCATGTTAAG GACAAACAGATTGTTGGTATAGGAAGTGGATCAACAATTGTTTATGCTGTTGAACGGCTTG CTGAACGTGTCAAGAAAGAAAATCTAACACTACAGTGTGTGCCAACCTCGTTTCAAGCCCGTCAGCTGATTATAAATAACAACTTAAACTTGAGTGATTTAGAAAAGACTCCATGT TTGGATGTTGCAATTGATGGAGCAGATGAGGTGGACACTgacttaaatttaattaaaggtGGTGG TGGATGTCTAACACAAGAGAAGATCATAGCATACAATGCTGAGACATTCATTGTCATAGCTGATTACAG GAAAGATTCAAAACAGTTTGGTGAAAAGTGGAAGAAAGGTGTTCCCATAGAAGTGATTGCTATGGCCTACAAACCTGTGATGAAGAAGATAGAGAGCCTCCTAGGTGGACAGGCAGTACTACGAATGGCACAAGCTAAAGCT GGTCCTGTTGTTACGGACAATGGTAACCTGATTGTGGATTGGAAATTTGATAAAGTTTCTGGAAATTGGCAAGATATTAACCAGACTCTTATGATGATTCCAG GGGTTGTTGATACAGGGTTATTTGTGAAGATGGCAAAGAAGGTATACTTTGGAATGGAGGATGGGTCAGTCTCTGAGCGAGGTTGA
- the LOC140046247 gene encoding cilia- and flagella-associated protein 99-like, whose protein sequence is MKHARLLNYCINILNGFNKKVDGVEQHLSSFIKQNKILDGGEKQFITEVFSGSVQHAKVINVVTEGFFRSDGWNSLKSDKNLYTVLCYLSLYRLDELGMANYRKFIRTQDVNKMFKFLSFFLNEKNLHSWIKDEWCKIYEHTYVQVNLISPIQRWLPELNELIIQLQDKIDNKLKAKSPKTVTEISPFKLTKPRPRSVPVPEKIPTVSKPKDVPKTTYKLPSEQKLIQEARERNRRHTEEQLLGATKSQFKCASKEKSEKTKIRMKNVIADQESKLMFEGSRARPLPTNTADNIPIKLNMATILREGALYQKREQDVIKKLSLLEAGAKDGSEFQTWQDEMRQKDLEKELSEIERRRLEGKLSHEEAILARQSLIQDNRQKVLKMKEEAEEMMQEYVARRLDEEKVLRELVEDVLAGHQNAKEAKQKLQNYKRKIAEEVSEESRELLRQAFEEAAQDMRRKIDLVQEIRAMEAAPKNNRKFIDWTSTAGHALLSEMSIAELKERLCLMKSKQLEEEENKRDTILEAKEAKEQMLMEKLEQISRHRIAEGQLASKKQVEKQKKPEKAKPVDPKLKALQDKLEQKKLERLQTAEQNKIKPTKESAAVTSSLNKQKRIQEDSRWRELEQRRERQAALQAEGVLTNVSGQKLSSFSQRSRSAGKLAC, encoded by the exons ATGAAACATGCACGGTTGTTGAATTATtgtatcaacattttaaacGGTTTCAACAAGAAAGTTGATGGAGTTGAGCAACATCTTTCTTCCTTCATTAAACAGAATAAG ATTTTAGATGGTGGGGAAAAACAGTTCATTACGGAAGTATTCTCTGGATCTGTTCAGCATGCCAAAGTAATTAACGTCGTAACTGAAGGCTTCTTCAGGTCAGATGGATGGAATTCACTTAAGTCAGATAAAAATCTATACACAG tgTTATGCTACTTGAGTTTATACCGTCTTGATGAATTGGGAATGGCTAATTATAGGAAGTTCATTAGAACACAGgatgtaaataaaatgttcaaa tttttatctttttttctgAACGAAAAAAACTTGCACTCTTGGATAAAAGATGAATGGTGCAAAATATATGAACACACTTATGTACAGGTCAACCTTATATCGCCTATTCAACG GTGGTTGCCTGAACTGAATGAGCTCATTATTCAACTACAAGATAAGATTGACAACAAGTTGAAGGCTAAATCTCCTAAAACTGTGACAG aaaTATCACCTTTCAAGTTAACAAAGCCAAGACCACGTAGTGTACCAGTACCAGAAAAAATTCCAACAGTCTCAAAGCCAAAAGAC GTACCAAAAACCACATATAAATTGCCTTCAGAGCAGAAGCTGATCCAAGAAGCCAGAGAGAGGAACCGACGGCACACTGAAGAACAACTCCTTGGCGCAACAAAATCTCAATTTAAATGTGCGTCGAAAGAAAAGTCAGAAAAAACTAAAATTAGGATGAAAAATGTTATTGCTGATCAGGAGAGTAAACTGATGTTTGAGGGTAGCAGAGCACGACCACTACCTACCAACACAGCTGACAATATACCAATTAAACTTAATATGGCTACCATTCTTAGAGAGGGTGCCTTGTACCAGAAACGGGAACAAGATGTAATAAAAAA GCTAAGCTTACTTGAAGCAGGTGCTAAAGATGGCTCGGAGTTCCAAACGTGGCAAGATGAGATGCGGCAGAAAGATCTAGAAAAAGAGCTGAGCGAGATTGAAAGGAGACGCCTTGAAGGCAAACTGAGTCACGAGGAAGCTATACTAGCACGCCAATCCTTGATCCAAGACAATCGGCAGAAAGTTTTAAAGATGAAAGAAGAGGCTGAGGAAATGATGCAAGAGTACGTTGCCAGACGATTAGATGAAGAGAAGGTGTTGAGAGAGCTTGTTGAAGATGTCTTGGCAGGTCATCAAAATGCCAAAGAAGCGAAACAAAAACTACAGAATTACAAACGCAAAATTG CTGAGGAAGTGAGCGAAGAAAGTCGAGAATTACTTCGTCAAGCATTTGAAGAG GCAGCTCAAGACATGCGTCGTAAGATCGACTTAGTCCAGGAGATTCGTGCGATGGAGGCAGCACCAAAAAACAATAGGAAATTCATTGATTGGACGAGTACAGCTGGGCACGCATTGTTGAGTGAGATGTCAATAGCAGAG CTAAAAGAAAGATTATGCTTAATGAAATCCAAGCAGCTTGAAGAGGAGGAGAATAAACGGGACACTATCTTGGAAGCTAAAGAGGCCAAAGAACAGATGCTTATGGAGAAATTGGAGCAAATATCACGACATAGAATTGCTGAGGGCCAATTGGCATCCAAAAA ACAAGTTGAAAAGCAAAAGAAACCTGAAAAGGCAAAGCCTGTTGATCCAAAATTAAAAGCTCTACAGGACAAATTGGAACAGAAAAAGTTAGAGAGGTTGCAGACCGCAGAGCAAAACAAGATTAAGCCAACGAAGGAGTCGGCTGCAGTCACAAGCTCACTTAACAAACAGAAG AGGATACAAGAAGACAGTCGGTGGCGAGAGCTTGAGCAGAGAAGAGAACGGCAAGCAGCTCTACAGGCCGAGGGCGTCCTTACAAATGTTTCGGGACAAAAATTAAGCTCATTCAGTCAGCGTAGTCGGTCAGCTGGAAAACTGGCATgctaa
- the LOC140046248 gene encoding short/branched chain specific acyl-CoA dehydrogenase, mitochondrial-like, translating into MHLSPHLIPRRFCIVVWCVGPSLATVKLVHRHWFDTTSQNQMSSIARGVRWACSHQNLQKISTFKGSSSVFTNRCFLKKHSSPAVTSPRCQMSSEAVFAPVTQFTEEEMMMKESVVKFARELIGPLVSEMDTNSRLDPIVLKGLFEMGFMGIEIPMEYGGPGASFFSANIVIEELAKIDTAVSTLCDVHNTVVTTMFNHFASHEQKLKYLPRLATDMVGSFCLSEPESGSDAFALKTTAKLEGSDHYIINGSKMWITNAEHAGVFLVMANINIEDGYKGITTFIVDRDTEGLTLGKPENKLGIRASSTCPVHFENVKVPVENILGKPGHGYKYSIAVLNEGRIAIGAQMIGLAQGVMDVTLPYVMERKQFGKSIWTFQGMQHQIADVATKIEAARLLVYNAARMKEAGVPFIKEASMAKYFASEVATLATSKCIEWLGGVGFTKDFPAEKFFRDCKIGSIYEGTSNIQLNTIAKQIEREVKG; encoded by the exons ATGCATTTATCTCCCCATCTCATTCCCCGTCGTTTTTGTATTGTGGTATGGTGTGtggggcctagcctagctactgTTAA ACTCGTTCATCGGCATTGGTTTGATACGACTTCTCAGAATCAGATGTCTTCAATCGCTAGAGGAGTACGTTGGGCTTGCAGCCATCAAAATTTACAAAAG ATTTCTACATTCAAAGGATCTTCATCAGTCTTCACAAATAGATGTTTTCTTAAAAAGCATTCTTCACCAGCAGTGACATCCCCGAGGTGTCAAATGAGCAGTGAAGCTGTTTTTGCACCTGTGACGCAGTTTACAGAAGAGGAGATGATGATGAAGGAATCGGTAGTCAAGTTTGCAAGAGAGCTGATTGGTCCGCTGGTTTCTGAAATGGACACAAATTCTCGACTTGATCCAATCGTTCTTAAGGGTCTTTTTGAAATGGGA TTTATGGGTATTGAAATTCCAATGGAGTATGGCGGGCCAGGTGCCAGTTTTTTCTCCGCTAACATTGTTATAGAAGAATTAGCTAAAATTGATACAGCTGTGAGCACATTGTGCGATGTGCACAATACAGTGGTGACTACAATGTTCAACCACTTTGCTTCTCAcgaacaaaaattgaaatatttaccAAGATTAGCAACAGATATG GTTGGCAGTTTCTGTTTATCTGAACCAGAATCTGGTAGTGATGCATTTGCTCTGAAAACCACAGCCAAACTGGAAGGCAGCGACCATTACATCATCAATGGCAGTAAAATGTGGATCACAAATGCAGAACATGCTGGAGTCTTCCTTGTTATGGCAAACATCAATATTGAAGAC GGTTACAAAGGTATAACAACGTTTATTGTAGATCGTGACACTGAAGGGCTAACATTGGGTAAACCAGAAAATAAATTGGGTATTCGAGCCTCGTCAACATGTCCAGTACATTTTGAGAATGTTAAG GTTCCAGTTGAAAATATACTCGGAAAGCCAGGTCATGGGTATAAGTATTCAATTGCTGTACTCAATGAAGGTAGAATTGCTATTGGAGCTCAA ATGATTGGACTAGCACAAGGTGTTATGGATGTTACCCTTCCATATGTCATGGAAAGAAAGCAGTTTGGCAAATCCATATGGACCTTTCAG GGAATGCAACATCAAATAGCCGATGTAGCCACAAAAATTGAAGCAGCCAGACTTCTGGTCTATAATGCAGCTCGAATGAAAGAGGCTGGTGTGCCCTTTATAAAAGAGGCATCAATGGCCAAGTACTTTGCTTCTGAG GTAGCAACTTTGGCAACATCTAAATGTATTGAATGGCTTGGGGGTGTAGGATTTACAAAGGACTTCCCTGCTGAAAAGTTTTTCAGAGATTGTAAAATTG GGTCTATATATGAAGGTACCTCTAATATCCAACTTAACACGATTGCAAAGCAGATAGAACGAGAGGTCAAAGGTTGA
- the LOC140046681 gene encoding high affinity cationic amino acid transporter 1-like, whose amino-acid sequence MPNGISGVITGAAKLYFLFGSFEVICTASEECKDPIRSLPIALVLCIVIYAVFSAIMAMCLTLIVPWKNINEFSPIPDAFLQHGDTFPSYLSTVGVLLGILGCGLTSYYGATRLAYSIALDKLIFSFLAYLSSNKVPVISVVIIGIISFILAVFIPLESLIDLLNIGSISCYIAVSALVVILRYRPIEENFIFFQLPDSKELKSKKSNEEPVIGGTLKTQFECFSCLRSKKPGRVVVISLIMYILCCLCFSIVVFHTEINDVFSMLLIAVFALGAVVSVAIICMHHQNDDEPPYKVPCVPFVPTLSILCNMSLLVNIPSKSFYRFFIWILIGLVIYFSYGYRHSTTADVQNDTKPDRSPLLKDIDENIDFGSTQMVVLGAPQNTNNKG is encoded by the exons ATGCCGAATGGTATATCGGGTGTGATAACAGGAGCCGCGAAATTGTACTTTCTTTTTGGGTCTTTCGAGGTAATATGCACAGCAAGTGAAGAATGCAAAGACCCAATTAGGAGCTTGCCAATTGCGTTAGtattatgtattgttatatATGCAGTATTTTCTGCTATAATGGCAATGTGTCTTACTTTAATTGTTCCTTGGAAAAATATTAATGAATTTTCACCGATTCCTGATGCATTTTTACAACATGGAGACACTTTTCCATCATACTTGTCAACTGTCGGAGTACTTTTGGGGATACTGGGGTGTGGTCTTACCTCATACTATGGTGCAACCAGACTCGCTTATTCAATTGCTCTGGATAAGCTTATCTTTTCATTCTTAGCGTATCTTTCCAGTAACAAAGTACCCGTAATATCCGTCGTAATCATAGGAATAATATCGTTTATTTTGGCCGTGTTTATACCTTTAGAATCActtattgatttattaaatattggtagCATATCATGTTATATCGCTGTATCGGCGCTTGTCGTTATCCTGCGATACAGACCGATCGAAgaaaatttcatcttttttcaACTTCCTGATTCGAAAGAATTGAAATCAAAGAAAAGCAATGAAGAACCAGTCATAGGCGGTACATTAAAaactcaatttgaatgttttagTTGTCTCCGAAGCAAAAAACCTGGACGAGTTGTGGTGATAAGTTTGATTATGTACATCCTATGTTGTTTGTGTTtctcaattgttgtatttcataCAGAAATAAATGATGTTTTTAGTATGTTATTGATAGCTGTATTTGCGCTAGGAGCCGTTGTAAGTGTTGCCATAATATGTATGCACCATCAGAACGATGACGAACCACCATATAAG GTACCATGTGTCCCGTTTGTACCTACACTTTCAATCCTATGCAACATGAGTTTGTTGGTGAATATCCCATCTAAATCATTCTACAGGTTTTTCATCTGGATTTTAATAG GTTTGGTTATATATTTTTCATACGGTTATCGCCACAGCACCACTGCAGATGTTCAGAATGATACAAAGCCCGACCGTTCCCCACTATTAAAGGATATTGATGAAAATATTGACTTTGGATCTACTCAAATGGTGGTTTTGGGAGCACCACAAAACACTAATAATAAAGGATAG
- the LOC140046682 gene encoding cationic amino acid transporter 4-like, with protein MEVLTEFAQNLNRRRRIPVNTLDTDLKRCLTTFDLTLLGISHIFGIGIFILIGIVAKTLAGPAVILSIFLAVFCALLSAFSYMELCNRIPRSGSGYLYVYVVVGEIWAFIIGWNMLLEYLAVATSQAAAFTGNSI; from the coding sequence ATGGAGGTTTTAACAGAATTTGCACAAAACTTGAATCGTCGAAGACGTATCCCAGTGAACACATTAGACACGGATTTGAAAAGATGCTTGACAACATTTGATTTGACTCTTTTAGGAATATCTCACATATTTGGTATAGGTATATTCATACTGATTGGTATCGTTGCGAAGACTCTAGCTGGACCAGCagtaatattatcaatatttttagcgGTATTCTGCGCTCTCCTGTCTGCTTTCAGCTATATGGAATTATGTAATCGTATTCCCAGATCTGGAAGTGGTTATCTGTACGTTTACGTAGTTGTCGGGGAAATTTGGGCTTTCATAATTGGATGGAACATGCTGTTGGAATACTTAGCAGTTGCAACTAGTCAAGCAGCTGCTTTCACTGGTAACAGCATTTAA